Proteins encoded by one window of Cylindrospermum stagnale PCC 7417:
- a CDS encoding peptidylprolyl isomerase: MNPVLQLGDVCQQAAARLRTMTKTEVLPLLADYQILPLLVKEMIIDQAIAQIESTPQEEKLACEQLAQQYQGRQQPAMSPQQLQQIAIRQLKLEKFKETAWGGDIDAYFFQRKSQLSRAIYSLISTNDVGISQEIYFRIQEGEQSFAQLAREYAQGPESQTDGLIGPVELQTIHPVLAKILSISQPQQLVPPTQIGDWIVIVRLEKLLPAQLDRSMRQRLLNERFSTWLQTEMASQNWLL; the protein is encoded by the coding sequence ATGAATCCAGTTTTGCAATTGGGCGATGTCTGCCAACAAGCTGCCGCGCGTCTACGGACAATGACGAAGACAGAGGTTTTGCCGTTGCTGGCAGACTACCAAATCCTGCCGCTATTAGTAAAAGAGATGATCATCGACCAAGCGATCGCACAAATTGAGTCAACGCCACAAGAAGAAAAGCTCGCCTGTGAACAATTAGCCCAACAATATCAAGGGCGACAACAGCCGGCTATGAGTCCGCAGCAGTTACAGCAGATCGCGATCCGCCAATTAAAACTGGAGAAGTTCAAAGAAACAGCTTGGGGAGGGGATATAGACGCTTACTTTTTCCAACGGAAATCTCAGTTGTCTAGGGCGATCTATTCCCTGATTAGCACGAATGATGTTGGTATTTCCCAAGAAATCTACTTCCGCATTCAAGAAGGTGAACAGTCCTTTGCCCAACTAGCACGGGAATATGCTCAAGGGCCTGAGTCCCAAACAGATGGTTTAATTGGTCCAGTGGAATTGCAAACCATCCATCCAGTTTTAGCGAAGATATTATCTATCAGCCAACCGCAGCAACTTGTACCGCCGACTCAAATAGGAGACTGGATTGTCATCGTTCGCCTAGAAAAGCTACTACCAGCTCAATTAGACCGCTCAATGCGTCAGCGGTTACTGAATGAACGCTTTAGTACTTGGCTGCAAACAGAGATGGCGTCTCAAAATTGGCTTCTTTAA
- a CDS encoding peptidase domain-containing ABC transporter, with product MTYIKTAFPEFLATIEGFDQLPDEAIANLSAQIQAWRYRLGQKIISKEQLPEQIVILYEGQVRLLGYHPQTQLPITLNKLQPGAIIGEIGLLRQVACETAIASTEVICLTLNATGYLRFLSAYPAFANARQNNSHLAEVFDVLSPQLAQQANASIDFKELAQRALLNTKIHYLPPGRTSFKQLASDRIWFVSGGSPVTNFPPGSRLEASDARATIEVTGNSPARLLSVHPSDLFLLDSDHGELQLNNTKSQIADELDIPYAPAAETPQSNPDELPKSRQKRQKYPFFPGKGELNATLACFQMLTKHLDMPFRREVVRRILTEQTKRQGNISFQLCAYLAELIGLKSQLVDIPTTSVTRLPTPALIRYGESFAVLYAADANSVVVGVPSKGIVYCKPAQLIAQLEVDETNLPPQIRVLLLTATKETPQERFGLRWFLPYLSQHRRVLIEVFIASFFVQLAALANPLVVQLIIDKVIAQNSISTLHILGILLLVVGLFEAVLTTLRTYLFVDTTNRIDMGLGSQIIDHLLRLPLRYFERRPVGELATRINELENIRQFLTGTALTVVLDALFSVVYIIVMLFYSWQLTLVGLGTIPLFVLVTLIAAPTISRQLRTKAERNAETQSYLVEVMSGIQTVKAQNIELRSRFSWQQRYARFVAAGFKTVATSTLANSASNFLNKLSSLMVLWAGAYLVLQGDLTLGELIAFRIISGYVTSPILRLAQLWQTFQETGLSLERLSDIVDTPQEAETDRDNIPLPAIVGAVKYDNVSFRFATSGPLQLCNVNLDFPAGKFIGIVGQSGSGKSTLMKLLLRLYETESGRILVDGYDISKVELYSLRRQIGIVPQETLLFDGTVQDNIALTNPDATTDEIIEAAQIAAAHEFIMNLPNGYNTRVGERGAALSGGQRQRIAIARSVLQRPKLLVLDEATSALDYPTERQICLNLAQAFKDSTVFFITHRLNTVSNADIIVVMDNSRVIEQGTHQELMAGKGHYYYLYQQQEVNL from the coding sequence ATGACTTATATTAAGACGGCTTTTCCCGAATTTCTCGCCACGATTGAGGGATTTGATCAATTACCAGATGAAGCGATCGCCAATTTATCAGCACAAATACAAGCATGGCGCTACCGCCTCGGTCAAAAAATCATCAGTAAAGAACAACTCCCCGAACAAATAGTCATCCTTTATGAAGGACAAGTGCGGCTGTTGGGATACCACCCCCAAACCCAACTACCAATTACCTTAAACAAGCTGCAACCAGGGGCAATTATCGGCGAGATTGGGTTATTGCGCCAAGTTGCCTGCGAAACTGCGATCGCCTCCACAGAAGTAATCTGTTTAACATTGAATGCAACCGGCTATTTACGCTTTCTCTCTGCCTACCCAGCTTTTGCCAATGCCCGCCAAAACAATAGTCATTTAGCAGAAGTTTTCGATGTTCTCAGCCCCCAATTAGCACAGCAAGCTAATGCCAGTATCGACTTCAAAGAACTCGCCCAAAGAGCACTATTAAATACAAAAATCCATTACCTCCCCCCCGGAAGAACTTCCTTTAAGCAACTGGCAAGTGACAGAATCTGGTTTGTCAGCGGCGGCAGTCCAGTAACCAATTTTCCCCCCGGTTCTCGCTTAGAAGCAAGCGATGCTAGAGCAACAATCGAAGTCACAGGCAACAGTCCAGCACGGTTGCTTAGTGTACATCCCTCAGATTTATTCTTGCTAGATAGTGATCACGGAGAACTGCAACTCAACAACACCAAATCACAAATAGCAGACGAGTTAGATATACCCTACGCACCAGCAGCAGAAACCCCCCAATCAAATCCCGATGAGCTGCCAAAGAGTAGACAAAAACGCCAAAAATACCCATTTTTCCCCGGTAAGGGAGAATTAAATGCCACTCTGGCCTGTTTCCAAATGCTCACAAAGCACTTGGACATGCCCTTTCGTCGGGAAGTAGTGCGGCGCATTTTAACTGAGCAAACAAAGCGCCAAGGTAATATATCTTTCCAACTTTGTGCTTACCTAGCAGAGTTAATTGGACTCAAATCACAGTTAGTAGATATCCCCACAACCTCAGTGACGCGGCTGCCGACACCAGCATTAATTCGCTATGGTGAGAGTTTTGCTGTTTTATATGCAGCAGATGCAAATAGTGTTGTCGTCGGTGTGCCATCTAAAGGCATTGTGTACTGCAAACCCGCTCAACTAATTGCCCAATTAGAAGTTGATGAAACTAATCTTCCACCACAAATAAGGGTATTACTGCTGACTGCAACCAAAGAAACACCCCAGGAGCGCTTCGGCTTACGGTGGTTTCTTCCTTATCTATCACAGCACCGTCGAGTCCTGATAGAAGTCTTTATTGCTTCCTTTTTTGTCCAATTGGCAGCATTAGCTAACCCCCTAGTTGTCCAGTTAATTATTGATAAAGTTATCGCTCAAAATAGTATTAGTACCCTACATATTTTGGGAATTTTACTATTAGTAGTTGGACTATTTGAAGCAGTTTTAACCACCTTACGAACTTATTTATTTGTCGATACTACCAACCGCATTGATATGGGTTTGGGGTCGCAAATTATCGACCACTTACTCCGGCTACCGCTGCGCTATTTTGAACGGCGTCCAGTGGGTGAACTGGCCACTCGCATCAATGAATTAGAAAATATCCGTCAATTTCTCACCGGTACTGCCTTAACAGTGGTGTTAGATGCCCTCTTCTCGGTGGTTTATATCATCGTGATGCTGTTTTACAGTTGGCAACTCACCCTGGTAGGTTTAGGCACGATTCCCTTATTTGTACTGGTCACTTTAATTGCCGCTCCCACCATCAGCCGACAGTTACGCACCAAAGCTGAACGCAATGCCGAAACTCAATCTTATTTAGTTGAGGTCATGTCAGGCATTCAAACAGTAAAAGCGCAAAATATCGAATTGCGATCGCGCTTTTCCTGGCAACAGCGTTATGCTCGTTTTGTGGCGGCTGGTTTTAAAACCGTTGCCACTTCTACTCTCGCCAATTCAGCCAGTAATTTTCTCAACAAACTCAGCAGCTTAATGGTTTTATGGGCAGGAGCTTATCTAGTACTGCAAGGAGATTTAACCCTAGGTGAATTAATCGCCTTTCGGATTATATCTGGTTACGTCACTAGCCCGATATTACGCTTGGCTCAACTCTGGCAAACCTTCCAAGAAACTGGGTTATCTCTAGAGCGTTTAAGCGATATTGTTGATACCCCACAAGAAGCAGAAACAGACCGCGATAACATTCCCTTACCTGCAATTGTCGGTGCTGTAAAGTATGACAATGTTTCCTTCCGATTTGCCACGAGTGGCCCTTTGCAACTTTGCAATGTCAACCTCGATTTTCCCGCAGGTAAATTTATTGGTATTGTCGGACAAAGCGGCTCAGGCAAAAGTACGCTGATGAAATTACTGCTCAGGCTTTATGAAACTGAGTCTGGGAGAATTTTGGTTGATGGTTACGACATTTCTAAAGTTGAACTTTATTCACTGCGCCGGCAAATTGGCATCGTTCCCCAAGAGACATTATTATTTGACGGCACCGTTCAGGATAATATCGCCCTGACGAATCCCGATGCCACAACTGATGAAATCATCGAAGCCGCTCAGATTGCCGCTGCTCACGAATTTATCATGAATTTGCCCAACGGTTACAATACGCGCGTGGGTGAACGAGGTGCAGCCCTTTCCGGAGGACAAAGACAGAGAATTGCGATCGCACGTTCTGTTTTGCAACGACCAAAATTATTAGTGTTAGATGAAGCAACCAGCGCTCTAGACTATCCCACCGAGCGCCAAATCTGCCTTAATTTAGCCCAAGCATTTAAAGATAGTACAGTCTTTTTTATCACCCACAGACTCAACACCGTTAGTAATGCAGACATCATTGTCGTCATGGACAATAGCAGGGTGATAGAACAAGGAACCCACCAAGAATTAATGGCTGGCAAAGGTCATTACTATTATCTGTATCAACAACAAGAAGTGAATTTGTAA
- a CDS encoding HlyD family efflux transporter periplasmic adaptor subunit, protein MAQLNGNHLNGNHQNGKHTNEFKQDLRSLPSPGNAAKKPLINFNDDNFEQSVVLRQSPVWSRTIMLTLMGLACFGIAWACIAKIEQVIPAVGQLKPEGTVKDVQAPISGVVKEVYVKDGQQVKPGDLLLSFEPIATLAELRSLNQIRIGLIRENNIYRRLMAASFAIQSESNFLRGNLPAETAFLLKSRAALVAENELLRTELRTSNGGTGLGFDEQQRLQIAQRELDSRAAAAQLEVEKTKKQLSQTQIKLQDTRASLAIQEQILGKLKVLAEEGGISKLQYLNQLQQVQNLTAEVAQLVEEGQRIQFDIARGRQQLTNTVAFSDKGISEKIADNKKGIAEIDSQFMKIILGNEQQLADVNSKISQTQLNVKYQEVRAPVGGTVFDLQAKNIGYVANPTQKLLQIVPNENYIAEVFITNKDIGFVKKDMKVDVRIDSFPYSEFGDIKGQVLSIGSDALPPDQNHQFYRFPARIKLDSQSLTIQGKNIDLQSGMSISANIKVREERTVMSLFTEVFTKQVDTLKQMR, encoded by the coding sequence ATGGCTCAACTTAATGGTAACCACCTCAACGGCAATCATCAGAATGGAAAGCACACCAACGAATTCAAGCAAGATTTGCGCTCCCTTCCATCTCCAGGAAACGCTGCTAAAAAGCCTTTAATTAACTTCAACGATGATAACTTTGAGCAATCTGTTGTCTTACGCCAATCTCCTGTTTGGTCGCGGACAATTATGCTCACCCTGATGGGGTTAGCCTGTTTTGGAATTGCTTGGGCTTGTATTGCTAAAATCGAGCAAGTAATACCAGCAGTAGGTCAATTAAAGCCAGAAGGAACAGTTAAAGACGTTCAAGCTCCTATTAGTGGAGTCGTGAAAGAAGTTTATGTGAAAGATGGACAACAAGTAAAACCAGGAGATTTACTACTAAGTTTTGAGCCGATCGCCACCCTAGCAGAATTACGTTCTTTAAATCAGATTCGCATTGGTTTAATTAGAGAAAACAATATTTATCGCCGCTTGATGGCGGCAAGTTTTGCTATTCAATCTGAATCTAATTTTTTGCGTGGTAACTTGCCAGCAGAAACTGCTTTTCTTCTAAAAAGTCGGGCAGCATTAGTTGCAGAAAATGAATTGTTGCGGACTGAATTAAGAACCTCAAATGGGGGTACTGGACTGGGGTTTGATGAACAACAACGTCTACAAATTGCCCAAAGGGAATTAGACTCTCGTGCTGCTGCGGCACAGTTAGAAGTTGAAAAAACTAAAAAACAACTTTCTCAAACTCAAATAAAACTGCAAGATACTCGAGCCAGTTTAGCCATCCAAGAGCAGATTTTAGGTAAACTTAAAGTATTGGCAGAAGAAGGGGGCATTTCTAAGCTCCAATATCTTAACCAGCTACAACAGGTACAAAACCTCACGGCAGAAGTAGCACAATTAGTAGAGGAAGGGCAACGCATCCAGTTTGATATTGCTAGAGGACGTCAACAGTTAACCAATACAGTAGCTTTTTCTGATAAAGGCATTTCAGAAAAGATAGCTGATAATAAAAAGGGCATTGCCGAGATTGATAGCCAATTCATGAAGATTATTCTGGGGAATGAACAGCAATTGGCAGATGTCAATAGCAAAATATCTCAAACACAGTTGAATGTTAAATATCAAGAAGTTCGCGCTCCTGTAGGGGGGACAGTTTTTGATTTACAAGCAAAAAACATAGGATATGTAGCAAACCCTACCCAAAAGCTGCTGCAAATTGTCCCCAATGAAAACTATATTGCTGAAGTTTTCATTACTAACAAAGATATTGGTTTCGTGAAGAAAGATATGAAAGTTGATGTGAGGATTGACTCTTTTCCTTACAGCGAGTTTGGCGATATTAAAGGACAAGTTCTGAGCATCGGTTCAGACGCATTACCCCCAGACCAAAACCATCAGTTTTATCGATTTCCTGCCAGAATCAAATTGGATAGTCAATCTCTAACGATTCAGGGTAAAAATATCGATTTGCAGTCGGGTATGTCGATTAGTGCCAATATTAAAGTCCGCGAAGAACGAACAGTGATGAGTTTGTTTACTGAGGTATTTACTAAGCAGGTTGATACTCTAAAACAGATGCGATAA
- a CDS encoding hydantoinase B/oxoprolinase family protein, which produces MYNTSQPDPVRLEIFKNLYQFIAEQMGIVLQNTAASVNIKERLDFSCAVFDSSGLLVANAPHIPVHLGSMSESVRSLIDNKGDTIKPGNVYLSNNPYNGGTHLPDVTAITPVFLNNNENTLGSSPLFYVAARGHQADIGGVTPGSMPPHSTTVEEEGIIFDNFLLVEQGNFREIAVRELLLNHPYPARNPDQNVADFNAQIAANERGVQELRKMVSQYGLQTVQAYMKFVQDNAEESVRRAIDVLKDGSFIYEMDSGALIQVKVTINRENRSAIIDFTGTSGQLNSNFNAPKAVTQAAVLYVFRTLVDDSIPLNAGCLKPLEIIIPEGCMLNPTYPAAVVAGNVETSQTIVDALYGALGAIAASQGTMNNFTFGNQRYQYYETICGGSGAGANFDGTDAVQTHMTNSRLTDPEILETRYPVQVESFCLRADSGGKGKYLGGNGVIRRIKFLEPMTANILSGHRRVPPFGLNGGEAGLVGRNWIQRQDGTQENLDSTATVEMLSGDVFVIETPGGGGFGSIHNSP; this is translated from the coding sequence ATGTACAATACATCTCAACCCGACCCCGTCCGCTTAGAAATCTTCAAAAACCTCTATCAATTTATCGCTGAACAAATGGGGATTGTTCTACAAAATACGGCAGCATCGGTAAACATCAAAGAACGCTTAGATTTCTCCTGCGCTGTTTTTGACTCTTCTGGATTATTAGTCGCTAATGCTCCCCATATTCCCGTGCATTTAGGTTCAATGAGTGAAAGTGTTCGGAGTTTAATTGATAATAAAGGCGACACTATAAAACCAGGAAATGTGTATCTATCTAATAATCCTTATAACGGCGGAACACATCTTCCTGATGTCACAGCAATTACCCCTGTGTTTCTGAATAATAATGAAAACACTTTAGGCTCCAGTCCCCTATTTTATGTTGCTGCTCGCGGACACCAAGCGGATATTGGCGGCGTTACTCCCGGTTCCATGCCCCCTCATAGTACTACGGTAGAAGAGGAAGGAATTATATTTGATAATTTTCTCCTAGTTGAGCAGGGAAATTTTCGGGAAATAGCAGTCCGAGAGTTACTGTTAAATCATCCTTATCCTGCTCGTAACCCCGATCAAAATGTCGCTGATTTTAATGCACAAATTGCCGCCAATGAACGAGGAGTGCAAGAACTCCGTAAAATGGTTTCCCAATACGGACTCCAGACAGTGCAAGCTTACATGAAATTTGTCCAAGATAATGCCGAGGAGTCAGTTAGAAGGGCAATTGATGTTCTCAAGGATGGCTCATTTATTTATGAAATGGATAGCGGCGCTTTAATTCAAGTTAAAGTGACGATTAATCGAGAAAATCGCAGTGCAATTATTGATTTTACTGGCACATCTGGGCAACTAAACAGTAACTTTAATGCTCCCAAAGCTGTAACTCAAGCAGCAGTTTTATACGTCTTCCGTACTCTAGTTGATGATAGTATTCCCCTCAATGCCGGGTGTCTTAAACCTTTAGAAATTATCATTCCTGAAGGCTGTATGCTCAACCCAACCTACCCAGCAGCAGTGGTAGCAGGTAATGTAGAGACATCTCAAACCATTGTTGATGCTTTATATGGTGCTTTGGGTGCGATCGCTGCTTCTCAGGGAACGATGAATAATTTTACTTTCGGTAATCAGCGTTATCAATATTATGAAACCATCTGCGGTGGTTCTGGCGCAGGGGCTAACTTTGATGGTACTGATGCAGTCCAAACCCACATGACCAACTCCCGCTTGACCGACCCAGAAATTTTAGAAACTCGTTATCCTGTACAAGTAGAGAGCTTTTGTCTGCGTGCCGATAGCGGGGGTAAAGGAAAATATTTAGGTGGTAACGGGGTGATTCGCCGCATCAAGTTTCTTGAACCCATGACAGCTAACATTCTTTCTGGTCATCGCCGTGTCCCTCCCTTTGGATTAAATGGTGGGGAAGCAGGACTTGTCGGACGCAACTGGATACAGCGTCAAGATGGAACACAAGAGAATTTAGACAGCACAGCAACAGTCGAGATGCTATCTGGAGATGTTTTTGTGATAGAAACTCCTGGTGGAGGAGGATTTGGTTCAATCCATAATTCACCTTGA
- a CDS encoding hydantoinase/oxoprolinase family protein, producing MLKVFADRGGTFTDIIVVTNNQAIIDRLSKHTERFLIVPLPNQEWVIVYKLLSENPEQYQDAVIQGIRDIMSLSSNEPIPYTEIQVVKMGTTVATNALLERHGERVVLIITKGFKDALRIGYQNRPNIFARQIILPTMLYEQVIEVSERYDAKGNELNPVNVEQVKKDLQAVYNTGIRSCAIVFMHSDRYSSHEQEVAQFAKEIGFTQISVSHQVSPLMKLVSRGDTAVIDAYLTPILRRYVNQVASQLPNVRLMFMKSDGGLTDAEQFQGKDSILSGPAGGIVGAVQTSKRAGFDLVITFDMGGTSTDVAHFKGEYERQLDAEIAGARMRVPVLAINTIAAGGGSILFFDGSSYRVGPESAGSNPGPACYRHGGPLAVTDANVMLGKIHPQYFPSVFGTDGNLPLDKEIVIQKFTQLAQDIALVTGNHRTPEQVAAGFIAIAVENMANAIKKISLQRGYDVTQYVLCCFGGAGGQVACLIADTLGMKKIFLHPYAGVLSAYGMGLADIRATRVGGVEQPLNQALIPQLMQLMESLETQARSELSQDESSGQENIIQKLNLKYEGTNSTFSIDFDSDVTAMQTAFADEHKSRYGFIQSEKTLIVESISVELIQKMETPEEPLITYNRPVKQAIQPVEIVKIFTADKWHDTPVYRREDLQPGDWINGAAIIVEKISTIIVEPNWQAILNQRNHLVLKRPC from the coding sequence ATGTTAAAAGTATTTGCTGACCGTGGCGGAACATTCACAGATATTATTGTTGTGACGAATAATCAGGCAATTATAGATAGACTCTCAAAGCATACAGAACGTTTTTTGATTGTTCCTCTTCCTAACCAAGAATGGGTTATTGTCTACAAATTACTTTCAGAGAATCCGGAACAATATCAAGATGCAGTTATCCAAGGCATTAGGGATATTATGAGTCTTTCAAGCAATGAACCCATTCCCTATACAGAAATACAAGTAGTCAAAATGGGAACAACAGTAGCAACGAATGCCCTGTTAGAAAGACATGGCGAACGCGTTGTACTCATCATCACCAAAGGCTTCAAAGATGCGTTGCGAATTGGTTATCAAAACCGCCCTAATATATTCGCCCGTCAGATTATCTTACCCACGATGCTTTATGAACAAGTAATTGAGGTTTCAGAACGTTATGATGCCAAAGGAAATGAATTAAACCCTGTAAATGTAGAACAAGTTAAAAAAGACCTACAAGCAGTTTACAACACAGGAATTCGTAGTTGTGCTATTGTTTTTATGCACAGCGATCGCTATTCCTCCCACGAACAAGAAGTAGCCCAATTCGCCAAAGAAATCGGATTTACGCAGATATCTGTATCCCATCAAGTTAGTCCTTTAATGAAATTGGTTAGTCGAGGAGACACAGCAGTAATAGATGCTTATTTAACTCCTATTTTGCGTCGCTATGTCAACCAAGTAGCTAGTCAGTTACCCAATGTCAGATTAATGTTCATGAAATCTGATGGCGGCTTAACAGATGCCGAACAATTTCAGGGAAAAGATAGCATTTTAAGCGGACCGGCTGGCGGTATTGTTGGCGCAGTACAAACTAGCAAAAGAGCAGGTTTTGACTTAGTTATTACTTTCGATATGGGTGGAACAAGTACAGATGTAGCCCATTTTAAAGGAGAGTATGAACGTCAATTAGATGCCGAAATTGCTGGGGCGCGGATGCGAGTTCCTGTATTGGCGATTAATACTATTGCTGCTGGCGGTGGTTCAATTCTATTTTTTGATGGTTCTAGTTATCGTGTTGGGCCAGAATCCGCTGGTTCAAATCCTGGTCCAGCTTGTTATCGACATGGCGGGCCGTTAGCGGTCACAGATGCCAATGTCATGTTAGGCAAAATTCACCCCCAATATTTTCCTTCTGTGTTTGGGACTGATGGTAACTTACCTCTAGATAAAGAGATTGTCATTCAAAAATTTACCCAACTAGCTCAAGATATTGCATTAGTCACAGGAAATCATCGTACTCCTGAACAAGTTGCAGCTGGATTTATTGCCATTGCTGTAGAAAATATGGCAAATGCGATTAAAAAAATTAGTTTGCAACGGGGTTATGATGTCACCCAATATGTCCTTTGCTGTTTTGGCGGTGCAGGCGGACAAGTTGCCTGTTTAATTGCCGATACTTTAGGGATGAAAAAGATATTTCTTCACCCATATGCTGGAGTTCTCTCCGCTTATGGAATGGGATTAGCTGACATTCGAGCGACAAGAGTTGGGGGAGTAGAACAGCCTTTAAATCAAGCATTGATTCCACAATTAATGCAGCTGATGGAGTCTTTAGAAACCCAAGCTAGAAGCGAACTAAGTCAAGATGAAAGTAGTGGTCAAGAAAACATAATTCAAAAACTGAATTTAAAATATGAGGGAACTAATTCTACTTTTAGCATTGATTTTGATTCAGATGTGACGGCGATGCAAACAGCATTTGCAGATGAACATAAATCTCGTTACGGTTTCATTCAGTCAGAAAAAACCTTGATTGTGGAATCTATTTCAGTAGAACTAATTCAGAAAATGGAGACTCCTGAAGAACCTTTAATTACTTATAACCGTCCTGTGAAACAAGCAATTCAACCTGTTGAAATAGTCAAGATATTTACTGCTGATAAATGGCATGATACGCCAGTTTATCGCCGGGAAGATTTACAGCCGGGAGATTGGATCAACGGTGCTGCCATCATTGTCGAAAAAATTAGCACAATTATAGTTGAACCTAACTGGCAAGCAATATTAAATCAGCGTAATCATTTGGTTTTAAAACGTCCATGTTAA